One genomic segment of Dysosmobacter sp. Marseille-Q4140 includes these proteins:
- a CDS encoding nucleotidyltransferase domain-containing protein, translated as MDMTKWMAAYEAAMLVAFGDRVRYIGLQGSRGREEAGPDSDIDVVLILDELTPADLETYRTAAAALPEWDKLCGFVSGAAELAAWDRGELFQFRRDTTDYYGCLSDLLPPEEPGDARRALHTAACGIYHLCCHNGLHGRDLSAAEGTCKGAVFALQAKAYLETGTFYRRHRDLGKALTGADLAVFRAAEAVRQGEHPLDLDALTALLLEWSGDLIRRRED; from the coding sequence ATGGATATGACGAAATGGATGGCGGCGTATGAGGCCGCCATGCTGGTGGCATTCGGGGACCGGGTGCGGTACATCGGCCTCCAGGGCAGCCGCGGCAGGGAAGAGGCCGGGCCGGACAGCGACATCGACGTCGTGCTGATTTTGGACGAACTGACTCCGGCGGACCTGGAGACGTACCGCACCGCCGCGGCGGCTCTGCCGGAATGGGACAAGCTCTGCGGCTTCGTGTCCGGGGCGGCGGAGCTGGCCGCCTGGGACCGGGGGGAGCTGTTCCAGTTCCGCCGCGACACCACAGATTACTATGGCTGTCTCTCCGATCTGCTGCCGCCGGAGGAGCCCGGCGACGCCCGCCGGGCGCTGCATACCGCCGCCTGCGGCATCTATCACCTCTGCTGCCACAACGGCCTCCACGGCCGGGATCTGTCCGCGGCGGAGGGGACCTGCAAGGGGGCGGTGTTCGCCCTCCAGGCCAAGGCGTATCTGGAGACGGGGACCTTTTACCGCCGTCATCGGGACCTGGGGAAGGCCCTGACCGGGGCGGACCTGGCGGTGTTCCGGGCGGCGGAGGCCGTCCGGCAGGGGGAGCATCCCCTGGACCTGGACGCCCTGACGGCCCTGCTGCTGGAGTGGAGCGGCGATCTGATCCGCCGACGGGAGGACTGA
- a CDS encoding pentapeptide repeat-containing protein, with protein MSDFTELLARTREEESRLPAGLTLTQETAEGLDLSDLEFHDAALRKCRFIHCDFSGAAFFGCRLENCDFSGCRLPGSFWRDCRLSGCKADGADFRRSRLKDTVLEQCLFRSVPFTGGRWDRLAVKECNFTEAILSELRLSKVTLEQTDLTRAELFRTALAGVDLTTCTLDGIVLSETCAELKGAAIHASQAAVVARILGIEVKP; from the coding sequence ATGAGCGACTTTACAGAATTGCTGGCCCGGACCCGGGAGGAGGAGAGCCGTCTCCCCGCCGGGCTGACACTCACCCAGGAGACGGCGGAGGGGCTGGACCTTTCCGACCTGGAATTCCACGACGCGGCGCTGCGCAAGTGCCGCTTCATCCACTGTGACTTTTCCGGTGCCGCCTTTTTCGGCTGCCGCCTGGAGAACTGTGACTTCTCCGGCTGCCGCCTGCCGGGCTCCTTCTGGCGGGATTGCCGCCTGAGCGGCTGCAAGGCCGACGGGGCGGATTTCCGCCGCAGCCGTCTCAAGGACACAGTCCTGGAGCAGTGCCTGTTCCGGTCCGTTCCGTTTACAGGCGGCCGCTGGGACCGGTTAGCCGTGAAGGAATGTAACTTCACAGAGGCCATCCTGTCGGAGCTGCGTCTTTCCAAGGTGACGCTGGAGCAGACCGACCTGACCCGGGCGGAGCTGTTCCGCACTGCTCTTGCCGGCGTGGACCTGACCACCTGCACCCTGGACGGCATCGTGCTGTCAGAGACCTGCGCCGAGCTCAAAGGAGCCGCCATCCACGCCTCCCAGGCGGCGGTGGTGGCCCGGATCCTGGGCATCGAAGTAAAACCGTAA